In one Mauremys mutica isolate MM-2020 ecotype Southern chromosome 3, ASM2049712v1, whole genome shotgun sequence genomic region, the following are encoded:
- the ACYP2 gene encoding acylphosphatase-2 isoform X2, which translates to MSALAKASGVLKSVDYEVFGRVQGVCFRMYTEDEARKMGVVGWVKNTRQGTVTGQVQGPEDKVNAMWSTNDYSLLLLPITGVTLFTVVSADYAAVLEVQSSNPDDDALWVDELQLHIVEFAYLTHSTEMTVALNPCVAGRCLAGAASPADCLRN; encoded by the exons ATGTCCGCCCTCGCCAAGGCCTCCGGCGTCCTCAAGTCAGTGGACTATGAAGTGTTTGGCCGGGTGCAGG GTGTTTGTTTCAGAATG TACACAGAAGATGAAGCTAGGAAAATGGGAGTAGTTGGCTGGGTTAAAAATACCAGACAAGGGACTGTTACTGGCCAAGTTCAGGGCCCAGAAGATAAAGTAAATGCGAT GTGGTCGACAAATGATTACAGCCTACTCCTGCTGCCCATTACTGGAGTTACTCTTTTCACTGTAGTGAGTGCTGACTATGCTGCAGTGCTGGAGGTCCAGAGTTCAAACCCTGATGATGATGCATTATGGGTGGATGAGTTACAGTTGCACATAGTAGAATTTGCTTACCTCACACA CTCAACAGAAATGACTGTTGCTCTCAACCCCTGTGTGGCAGGGCGATGTCTCGCTGGCGCAGCATCTCCTGCTGAttgtctcaggaattag